One stretch of Arachis duranensis cultivar V14167 chromosome 1, aradu.V14167.gnm2.J7QH, whole genome shotgun sequence DNA includes these proteins:
- the LOC107471251 gene encoding palmitoyl-acyl carrier protein thioesterase, chloroplastic-like, with translation MVPLITAASACSLHNVMLPSQNYGTKKGIKCGPNLGQGFGMKRACCGGLQIKANSQNYNSDDKFSRVLSTSSIRQNFAIRAYEVDANGIASIETLMNYFQHSITYHCKTLGVHDDVAGSTKEMIKRNLVWVYSEMQVSTYRYPKWDDVVEVQTWLSTAGMNAVRFNWIVRDFKTNQMLNRASSVSVLMNKLTRRLSKIPEEVRREFESYLINSRIIIKGDDKKIPKLDDTTADYICTGLKPRWSDLDINFHVNNAKYVSWILESIPQSILMNYELSAMSLKFKRECNRDSKLQSLAEVCSDNNNNNSNNSIECNHMLRFEEGVEILRGRTQWRPKPPNNFDIFNHVPEASIKDL, from the exons ATGGTACCACTGATTACTGCTGCTTCAGCGTGTTCACTTCACAATGTTATGTTACCATCACAAAACTATGGTACAAAGAAAGGCATCAAATGTGGCCCTAACCTAGGACAAGGGTTTGGAATGAAGCGTGCTTGTTGTGGTGGCTTACAAATTAAGGCGAATTCCCAAAATTATAATAGCGATGATAAGTTTTCCAGAGTTCTTAGCACATCTTCTATTCGTCAAAACTTTGCTATCAGAGCATATGAAGTTGATGCTAATGGAATAGCATCTATTGAGACTTTGATGAACTATTTTCAG CACTCTATAACTTATCACTGTAAGACACTTGGGGTCCACGATGATGTAGCTGGTTCTACGAAAGAAATGATCAAAAGGAACTTAGTATGGGTGTATAGTGAAATGCAGGTTTCGACTTATCGTTATCCTAAATG GGATGATGTAGTGGAAGTGCAGACTTGGTTATCTACTGCAGGAATGAATGCTGTGCGCTTCAATTGGATTGTGCGAGATTTCAAAACAAATCAAATGTTGAATAGAGCCTCAAG TGTTTCTGTCTTGATGAACAAATTAACAAGAAGATTATCTAAAATACCGGAAGAAGTCAGAAGAGAATTTGAGTCCTATCTTATAAATTCCAGAATTATTATAAAAGGTGATGACAAAAAAATACCTAAACTTGATGACACCACAGCAGATTATATTTGTACTGGTTTAAAG CCAAGATGGAGTGATCTAGATATAAATTTTCATGTCAATAATGCGAAGTATGTTAGTTGGATTTTAgag AGTATTCCACAATCAATCTTGATGAATTATGAGTTATCTGCCATGAGTTTGAAATTCAAGAGGGAGTGTAACAGAGACAGTAAGTTACAATCTCTAGCTGAAGTTTGTAgtgacaataataataataatagtaataatagtaTTGAGTGCAATCATATGCTTCGATTTGAAGAAGGTGTTGAGATTTTGAGGGGAAGGACACAGTGGAGACCTAAACCTCCTAACAACTTTGACATTTTTAATCATGTTCCAGAAGCTTCCATTAAAGACTTGTAA
- the LOC107471919 gene encoding probable zinc transporter 8: MATTPMNSNLLYKIIIVISFLAITTCPVASAEECASNHQGACHNRSEALKYKIIAILAILVMSMIGVSLPMLSRVVPAIHPDRDLFVLVKAFSSGVILATGYMHVLPDSFSDLMSDCLPEKPWHKFPFTTFIAMFSAVFTLMVDSFSNCFFKKRILASSSTTTGDFSEKNIEVDGGCRNEVNKELELLSHSHTHGDEIEHGNGNTKVVSGEQLLRYRVIAQVLELGIVVHSVVIGLSMGASDNPCTIRPLIAALCFHQFFEGMGLGGCILQAEYGMMIKGTMAFFFSVTTPFGIALGIALSKVYSETSPTSLIVEGVLNAVSAGLLNYMALVELLATDFMGSKLQSKVKLQMCAYLFVMLGAGGMSVMAIWA, encoded by the exons ATGGCTACTACACCAATGAATTCAAACCTCCTCTACaagattattattgttatttcctTCCTTGCAATCACAACTTGCCCGGTTGCCTCAGCCGAGGAATGTGCCTCGAACCACCAAGGAGCATGTCACAACCGGAGCGAGGCGCTCAAGTATAAGATAATAGCAATACTTGCAATTCTAGTGATGAGCATGATCGGCGTATCGCTGCCGATGCTCTCACGCGTTGTGCCCGCGATTCACCCAGACCGTGACCTTTTTGTGCTAGTGAAGGCCTTTTCCTCCGGTGTCATCCTCGCCACCGGTTACATGCACGTATTGCCGGACTCATTCAGTGACCTCATGTCGGACTGCTTGCCGGAAAAACCGTGGCACAAGTTCCCATTCACTACATTCATCGCCATGTTTTCTGCTGTTTTCACCCTCATGGTGGACTCTTTCTCCAACTGTTTCTTTAAGAAGAGAATCcttgcttcttcttctactactacTGGTGATTTTTCCGAGAAGAACATTGAAGTTGATGGTGGTTGCCGCAATGAAGTGAATAAAGAATTGGAATTGCTTAGTCACAGTCACACTCACGGTGATGAGATTGAACACGGAAATGGAAACACGAAAGTTGTGAGTGGGGAACAGTTGCTTCGCTATCGTGTTATTGCTCAG GTGTTGGAGCTAGGGATTGTGGTGCACTCGGTGGTGATTGGTTTGTCAATGGGAGCTTCGGATAATCCATGCACAATTAGGCCTCTCATTGCAGCACTTTGCTTTCATCAATTCTTTGAGGGAATGGGCTTAGGAGGCTGCATACTTCAG GCAGAATATGGGATGATGATAAAGGGCACTATGGCCTTCTTCTTTTCGGTGACAACTCCATTTGGAATTGCATTGGGGATAGCTTTGTCGAAGGTGTATAGTGAAACAAGTCCAACCTCACTCATAGTTGAAGGTGTTTTGAATGCTGTGTCTGCAGGGCTTCTCAATTACATGGCATTGGTAGAGTTATTGGCCACTGATTTTATGGGCTCAAAACTTCAAAGTAAAGTGAAACTTCAAATGTGTGCATATCTTTTTGTTATGCTGGGAGCAGGAGGAATGTCAGTCATGGCAATATGGGcatag